From a single Ursus arctos isolate Adak ecotype North America unplaced genomic scaffold, UrsArc2.0 scaffold_34, whole genome shotgun sequence genomic region:
- the CRYBB1 gene encoding beta-crystallin B1 → MGPGVCQTIKWGVGPQSPTAPARPPDRLPVLQQEVAGPRGLQVGTMSQAVKASTTAAAAVNPGPDGKGKGTPATGPAPGPGPALAPASVPTTKAGDLPPGSYKLVVFEQENFQGRRVEFSGECLNLGDRGFDRVRSLIAASGPWVAFEQSNFRGEMFVLEKGEYPRWDTWSSSYRSDRLMSFRPVKMDSQEHKICLFEGANFKGNTMEIQEDDVPSLWVYGFCDRVGSVRVSSGTWVGYQYPGYRGYQYLLEPGDYRHWNEWGAFQPQMQSVRRLRDRQWHREGCFPVLAAEPPK, encoded by the exons ATGGGCCCTGGTGTCTGCCAGACTATAAAATGGGGGGTCGGCCCCCAGTCACCCACTGCACCAGCCCGCCCGCCTGACCGCCTGCCTGTCCTTCAGCAGGAAGTAGCAGGTCCCAG AGGTTTGCAGGTGGGGACCATGTCTCAGGCTGTGAAGGCCTCCACTACGGCTGCCGCTGCCGTGAACCCAGGGCCTGATGGGAAGGGGAAGGGCACCCCGGCCACAGGACCTGCCCCAGGCCCCGGCCCCGCTCTGGCCCCAGCATCCGTGCCGACGACCAAAGCCGGGGACCTGCCTCCCGGCAGCTACAAG CTGGTGGTCTTCGAGCAGGAGAACTTCCAGGGCCGTCGTGTGGAATTCTCCGGGGAGTGCTTGAACCTAGGAGACCGTGGCTTTGACCGAGTGCGCAGCCTCATTGCCGCCTCTGGACC CTGGGTCGCCTTTGAGCAGTCCAACTTCCGGGGGGAGATGTTCGTCCTGGAGAAAGGCGAGTACCCGCGCTGGGACACGTGGTCCAGCAGCTACCGCAGTGACAGGCTTATGTCCTTCCGGCCTGTCAAGATG GACTCCCAGGAGCACAAGATCTGCCTGTTTGAAGGTGCCAACTTCAAAGGCAACACCATGGAGATCCAGGAAGACGACGTGCCCAGTCTCTGGGTCTACGGCTTCTGTGACCGCGTGGGCAGTGTGAGGGTCTCCAGTGGAAC CTGGGTCGGCTATCAATATCCGGGCTACCGCGGGTACCAGTACCTCCTGGAGCCAGGCGACTATCGGCACTGGAACGAGTGGGGGGCCTTCCAGCCGCAGATGCAGTCCGTGCGGCGCCTGCGCGACCGGCAGTGGCACCGTGAGGGCTGCTTCCCAGTCCTGGCGGCCGAGCCCCCCAAGTGA